A single window of Anaerolineales bacterium DNA harbors:
- a CDS encoding ABC transporter substrate-binding protein yields MKTIYHASKRTIWITVLLALLLSLVFSACATTPLPGTSEAPPEASPEEPAAGEPEEVVPAEPAAAYSEAPMLADMGLPPVEERLPENPLVVEPVESIGEYGGTWERAFLGVKDFHALGRLIYDAVLRWPRDPADPIQPGMAEKWEWSADGTELTLYFRKGLKWSDGEPFTVDDVIFWWEDIENDPNITAAPHTEWVVNGEPMVLEKIDDATITLKFAAPNGLAESVGLAFHGGQWPLGFERFGFFAPRHYLEQYHPKYNPEATYEDFENKAFNFNTELPVMYAWKVSEWEEGATEMTAERNPYYWKVDPDGKQLPYIDRIHYTLVEDNEAINVMAIAGELSMQHRRIDFAKYTVYQDNAEAGGYHTLLWSTAAASNVTIFPNQSYADEKYRALMQTLEFRQALSLGIDREMINNVAFLGQGIPRTITVVRDSPLFQQDIENYFAEYNPAKAEELLAAAGLVKGADGFYTFADGTPVELTVEATDAVSGASMDTLELIVDGWNDIGLKTVLETMSRDIYWPRATSNEVMIATWETDRGLVPMVDPIYLFPFDERSWMGPAFGVWYKSGGEQGEEPPATLKEVQDLYDQYKASVDPAEQLEIAKKIVRMSTEGLFAIGTVGMSPGLVVVKDNFHNVMENHTSDWLVFTPGTQDPPQFWIEQ; encoded by the coding sequence ATGAAAACGATATACCATGCAAGTAAACGCACGATCTGGATAACCGTATTACTCGCTCTACTTTTGTCTCTGGTATTCTCTGCTTGTGCCACCACCCCCCTCCCAGGGACGTCAGAAGCACCCCCCGAAGCGTCCCCAGAAGAGCCTGCAGCAGGAGAACCCGAAGAGGTTGTTCCTGCGGAACCGGCTGCTGCCTATAGCGAGGCGCCGATGCTGGCCGATATGGGGCTTCCTCCCGTCGAAGAGCGTCTGCCAGAGAATCCGCTCGTTGTTGAACCCGTCGAGTCGATCGGTGAGTACGGCGGCACCTGGGAACGCGCCTTCCTCGGCGTGAAGGACTTCCACGCACTCGGTCGCCTGATCTACGATGCCGTTCTGCGCTGGCCGCGCGACCCTGCCGACCCCATCCAACCCGGTATGGCGGAGAAGTGGGAGTGGTCAGCCGACGGCACGGAATTAACCTTGTACTTCCGCAAGGGCCTCAAGTGGTCGGATGGCGAGCCCTTTACCGTCGATGACGTCATCTTCTGGTGGGAAGACATCGAGAACGATCCGAACATCACGGCTGCCCCGCACACAGAGTGGGTAGTCAATGGCGAACCAATGGTGCTGGAGAAGATCGACGATGCCACGATTACCCTCAAGTTTGCCGCCCCCAACGGCCTGGCCGAGAGCGTAGGGTTAGCATTCCACGGCGGCCAGTGGCCGCTGGGTTTCGAGCGCTTTGGGTTCTTCGCCCCCAGGCACTACCTGGAGCAGTACCATCCCAAATACAACCCGGAGGCGACCTACGAGGACTTCGAGAACAAGGCATTCAACTTCAACACCGAATTGCCCGTGATGTACGCCTGGAAGGTGAGCGAGTGGGAAGAGGGCGCGACCGAGATGACCGCGGAGCGCAACCCCTACTACTGGAAAGTCGACCCGGACGGCAAGCAGCTCCCATACATCGATCGCATTCACTACACGCTGGTTGAAGACAACGAGGCAATCAATGTGATGGCCATTGCAGGCGAACTGAGCATGCAGCACCGCCGAATCGACTTCGCCAAGTACACCGTTTACCAGGATAACGCCGAGGCCGGTGGTTACCACACACTGCTGTGGAGCACGGCCGCTGCGTCCAACGTCACGATCTTTCCGAACCAGAGTTATGCGGACGAGAAGTACCGCGCCCTGATGCAGACCCTCGAGTTCCGACAGGCGCTGTCGCTGGGGATCGACCGCGAGATGATCAACAACGTCGCCTTCCTGGGACAGGGTATCCCGCGCACGATCACCGTCGTACGCGATTCACCGCTCTTCCAGCAGGACATCGAGAATTACTTTGCCGAGTATAATCCGGCGAAGGCCGAGGAACTCCTCGCCGCCGCCGGCCTGGTCAAGGGCGCCGACGGTTTCTACACCTTCGCAGACGGCACACCGGTCGAACTGACCGTAGAGGCGACCGACGCTGTTTCCGGCGCCAGCATGGATACCCTGGAACTGATCGTTGACGGCTGGAATGACATCGGCCTCAAGACCGTCTTGGAGACCATGTCGCGCGACATCTACTGGCCGCGAGCCACCTCGAACGAAGTCATGATCGCCACCTGGGAGACCGACCGCGGACTGGTTCCAATGGTCGACCCAATCTACCTGTTCCCGTTCGACGAACGTTCGTGGATGGGGCCGGCGTTCGGCGTGTGGTACAAGTCGGGCGGCGAGCAAGGTGAGGAACCACCCGCAACGCTGAAGGAAGTACAGGATCTGTATGATCAGTACAAAGCCAGTGTGGATCCCGCC